TGCCCCGCGGCCGTTGTGGGTGGCATCAACATCCTGCTGAAGCCCAACACCTCGGTGCAGTTCATGAAGTTGGGCATGCTCAGCCCTGAGGGCTCCTGCAAGTCCTTCGATGCAGCAGGTGAGGGCGGAGGGCGTGGGAGCACAGGATAGCACCCCCAGCCCCCGTTTCACCCTACACCAGCCCCTGAGCTCTGCCCTGAGCTCCCAGGCCTGAGgtgccctctgcccccaggggacGGCTACTGCCGCGCGGAGGCTGTGGTGGCCGTCTTGCTGACCAAGAAGTCCCTGGCCCGACGGGTGTACGCCACCATCCTCAACGCCGGCACCAACACTGATGGCTTCAAAGAGCAAGGTGGGAGCGGCCGGGCAGGGTGAGGGCGGGGCTGCAGGCGGTTAGGTGATTGGTGGTGTGCTGAGGCCCGGCCCCGCCCACAGGCGTCACCTTCCCCTCCGGAGAGGTGCAGGAGCAGCTCATCCGCTCCCTGTACGAGTCGGCCGGGCTGACCCCCGAGTCCCTGGAGTATATCGAAGCCCATGGCACTGGCACCAAGGTGAGAGCCCTGCCTGGCCCTGTGCACACCCCACACCCCACGCCGGAGAGGTGCCGGGGTGGAGTCCTGACCTCCCTGGGTCCCCCACAGGTGGGCGACCCCCAGGAGCTGAACAGCATCATGCGGGCCCTGTGTGCCACCCGCCAGGACCCCCTGCTGATCGGGTCCACCAAGTCAAACATGGGGCACGCAGAGCCCGCCTCGGGGCTCGCAGCCCTGGTCAAGGTAGGCAGGCGCGTCTGGGGCCATCCTGCCCCTGCCTCCTCAGCTTCCTTCCCCTCGGTCGGGGGAGGATCCCCACAGGCTGTGCTGTGGGGTGTGGGCCACCGAGGCCCAGACAGCAGCGTGCCAGCATGTAGCCATTCCCTGCCCTAGTTCACGGGGCCAGACATCTTGCCCAGCACTGCTCCACAAGAGACCAAGCCAGAGGTGCAGAAGCAGCGGGGCGGCCCCACCTCTCCAGGGCTGCCCTTCCCCATGGCCTGCTGACCAACTGGTAGCCCAGAGCATTCAGGTCACCACTGCTCAGGCTCCCTAGTGCTCTGGGCTTCCTGGGCCACTGTAGCCACCTGTCTGCAGCTCTTAGATCGGGACCTGAGGTGGGGTCTGGCTGAGGGACCTTTGTGTCTAGACCCATGGCCATTAGTCCGGAGGTGGCAGGGGCCCTAGGTGAGGCCCAAGGCCGAGAGGGGAAGGGGCCTGCAGCTTGGTCACCAGACCACTGCACTGGGGCTGGGCAAGGTTGGGGGGAAGGAAGTCTGTTGCAGTGGGCAGGGGGCCTCAGAGTGTCCTCAGGAAGGGAAGTACCTGAAGTCCACCCTGAGCAGCAGGGCAGGGAGCCCGGGGCTGGCCACCCCACTGACCATTAGGCACCCATAGGTGCTGCTGTCCCTGGAGCACGGGGTCTGGGCCCCCAACCTGCACTTCCACAGCCCGAACCCCACGATCCCAGCGCTGCAAAACGGGCAGCTGCAGGTAGTGGACCGGCCTTTGCCCATTCTCGGGGGCAATGTGGGCATCAACTCCTTCGGCTTCGGTGGCTCCAACGTGCATGTCATCCTCCGGCCCAACTCCCAGCCGCCCCCGCTGCCTGCCCCGCACTCCGCCCTGCCCCGTCTGCTGCGGGCCAGCGGGCGCACCCTTGAGGCTGTGCAGGGCCTGCTGGAGCAGGGCCTCCAGCACAGCCACGACCTGGCCTTCGTGAGCATGCTCAATGACATCGCGGCCGCCCCCACGGCCACCATGCCCTTTCGTGGCTACGCTGTGCTGGGCGGCCAGGGCGGCGACCAGGAGGTGCACCAGGTGCCAGCTGGCAAGCGCCCACTCTGGTTCATCTGCTCCGGTGAGCCCCCAGCTCCCCAGGTTGTCCCCGAGGGCAGTGGGGGCAGGGCCGCGCAGCCCTGCCCTGACGCCTCTCACTGGGACAGGGATGGGCGCACAGTGGCGCGGGATGGGGCTGAGCCTCATGCGCCTGGGCAGCTTCCGCGACTCCATCCTGCGCTCAGACAAGGCCGTGAAGCCTTTGGGACTGCAGGTGTCGGACCTGTTGCTGAGCACAGATGAGACCACCTTTGATGACACCGTCCAGTCCTTCGTGAGCCTCACTGCCATCCAGGTGCACCCCTGGGGTCTGGGGTGAGCGGGCCGGCAGGGCGGTCAGCCTGGCGTCCCCGGGACTGGCGTGACGCACCCTGTTCCCCCAGATTGCCCTCATAGACCTGCTGACCTCCATGGGCCTGCGGCCTGACGGCATCATTGGGCACTCCCTGGGCGAGGTGGCCTGCGGCTACGCCGACGGCTGCCTCTCTCAGGAGGAGGCTGTCCTGGCTGCCTACTGGAGGGCCCAGTGCATCAAGGAGGCCAACGTCCCGCCCGGGGCCATGGCAGCTGTGGGTAGGTGTTGCCCTGTGCTCCCCCATCCCACTCCACCCATGGGCCTGAGGGTCTCCGTGGGAGGGGACGTCTACGCTGGCACCTTCGACATTGGTGCTGGGCAGAGGCAACGTTCTGGGGTGACTCGCTGGCCACCGTCCTCCTCACTTCAGGGTGAGAGCGACCCTGACAGCCTGCTCCCGTGTGCCCTGTATGGCCTCCCTGAGCCTGATGGCCTTGGCACTCGGCACACTTGCCCATGGGCATCAGTAGAGGCCAGCATGATTTTCCCATGAGCCTGAGCTAAACCCCTGGGGGGTTGCAGGGGAAGGAGTGGGCCTGTTCGCACTTCGGGCAGGCAAGGCTGGGGACGGGAGGACACCCGAGAAAGCCTGAGGGACTGGCAGGAGAGTGAGGCCAAGGTCCTCTGTGGTTGGTCAGACGTAGGAGCCTTTGGCGTCAATACTGAGCCGAAACTGGCTCCCGCCTGTGGGGTAGCGTGAACGACACCCCTGCCTGAGATCAGATATGGCAGGGGTGAAAGTGCCTCGTAAAGGTGCCGCTCTGCAGCTGTCATCACCGCCTCTGTCGTTAGGGCCACCCCGGCAACGTCTTCCTCCCCCTCGTGGGGGGCCGAGTGAGGGTGCCGGCTCCCTGTGGCCACCGTCTGAGGCTATCTCTGCCCCCAGGCTTGTCCTGGGAAGAGTGTAAGCGGCGCTGCCCCCCTGGTATCGTGCCTGCCTGCCATAACTCCCAGGACTCTGTGACCATCTCCGGACCTCAGGTGGGCACTGGGAGGCGAGGCCTCATCCCCAAGTCCCCTCCTATCCCTCAGGGTGAGCTCTGCATGGGGAGCTGGGCACAGGCCTAGGACTGCTCGTCCAgcgcccctgccccctccccgcccccaccccaggccGCAATGTCCGAGTTCGTGCAGCAGCTGAAGCAGGAGGGTGTGTTTGCCAAGGAGGTGCGGACAGGTGGCATAGCGTTCCACTCCTACTTCATGGACTCCATCGCCCCTGCGCTGCTGCAGGCACTCAAGAAGGTGGGTTGCTGCCCCACGGGCTGCCTGGCGGGGGCCTCCTGGAGGACGGGCGGGCAGGCGGCCCCAAGCTCCCTCACACCGACCCAGCCTGGCCATGTGCGCAGGTGATCCGGGAGCCACGGCCCCGCTCCGCGTGCTGGCTCAGCACCTCCATCCCCGAGGCCCAGTGGCAGGGCCGCCTGGCCCGCACGTTCTCAGCTGAGTATAACGTTAACAACTTGGTGAGCCCCGTGCTGTTCCAGGAGGCACTGAGGCATGTGCCTGAGCACGCCGTGGTGCTGGAGATCGCCCCGCATGCCCTGCTGCAGGTGCGCGCTGGGCGGGCAGGATGGTCAGGTCCGGGAGGGATGGCGGTCGGGGGCATGGCAGGGAGGCAGGCTGGCTGGGCTCCTTGTGGCCTTGTGGGAGTGGGTGGGAGCTAGTCAGAGGGAGGCCCAGCCTGTCTCTGCCTCTCAGGCCATCCTGAAGAGAGGCCTCAAGTCCAGCTGCACCATCGTCCCGCTGATGAAGAAGGACCACAGGGACAACCTGGAGTTCTTCCTCAGTAACGTGGGCAGGCTCCACCTGATGGGGTGCGTCCCCTCGCCCTGCTTGACCCTGGGAGCCCCTCAGCCACAGGCTGGCCTTGAGATCGTCCCCAGGAAGCGGGCTTGTGGGTGCTGGGCCACCGTCACACCCTCACtgcggcccccaccccaccccgtctcGGTCATCCCTGGGGTCTTAGGGGAGAACGGTTGGCAGTGGGTATAGCAGGGTGGTCCTGGGGACAAGTGTGCTGCTCACATcttccctctccaccctccaGCATTGACATCAACCCCAACGGTCTGTTCCCACCCGTGGAGTTCCCGGCTCCCCGGGGGACCCCCCTCATTTCCCCCCACATCAAGTGGGACCACAGCCAGACTTGGGATGTGCCCGCCGTGGAGGACTTCCCCAGCGGCTCCAGCTGCTCCTCTGTCACTGTCTATAAGATCGGTGAGTGAGGTGCGGGCAGGAGGGGGGCGGCTCCTTCCTCCAGGTCACTGGCACTAAGGCCCATGCCCCACAGATGCCAGCCCTGAGACCCCCGACCACTACCTGTTGGATCACTGCATCGACGGCCGCGTAATTTTCCCCGCCACTGGCTACCTATTCCTGGTCTGGAAGACGCTGGCACGAGCCCTGGACCAAAACATGGAGCAGGTGCCTGTGGTGTTCGAGGACGTGACGCTACACCAGGCCACCATCCTGCCCAAGACAGGTGAGGCAGGCGGCCTCGGGATGCGGGGTGGGAGTGCTGCCTGCTGACCCCTGCTGCTGACCTCTGACCCTGCTGCCTGCAGGGACCGTGCCCCTGGAAGTGCGGCTTCTGGAGGCTTCATGCACCTTCGAGGTGTCTGAGAACGGCAACCTGATCGTGAGCGGTGAGCAGGGGCACCCGCCCAGGCTGCAGAGTCCCTGGTGGGGTCTCTGGGTGGACCCTGGCTGCCAGCTCAGCCCGGCCCTGCCCTCAGGCCCTTCTGCCACCCCCGCCCACAGGGCAGATACACCAGTGGAAGGACCCCGACCCCAGGCTCTTTGACAACCAGTATGGCACGGACGCCACACCTGTAGACCCCACTGCTGCGTTCCACCTGAGCCAGAGCGACGTGTACAAGGAGCTGCGGCTGCGGGGCTACAACtacggcccccacttccagggcaTCCTCGAGGCCAACCTCgaaggtgggtgcaagagggccCCACTTTATGCTGAGGAACGTGCTTTGGGGCTAACTCCTGCTGCCCGGAGTTAGATGCCCAAGCCGGGTGAAGGGAGGGCAGTTGTGGGTGTGAGAGGGCCGCATGGAGGAGAGGGCCCACTGTGGGAGAGATCCAACCTGGCCGAGCTGACGGTCCCTCCACCCCAGGTAACACAGGCCGGCTGCTGTGGAAGGACAACTGGGTGACCTTCCTGGACACCATGCTGCAGATGTCCATCCTGGTCCCGGGCCACCGCAACCTGCGCCTGCCCACGCGCATCACCGCCATCCACATCGACCCCACCACCCACCGGCAGAAGCTGTACGCGCTGCAAGGCGAGACACAAGGTAGCCCTGCCCCGGCCCCGCACACTTGTGTCCCTGCGCCAGGCACTGCCCGCACTTACCTAGCATGTCCCCGCAGTGGCCGACGTGGTAGTGAACAGGTGTCTGAACAGCACAGTGGCCGGCAGCGTCCACATCTCGAGGCTCCATGCCTCGGTGGCCCCTCGGCGACAGCAGGAGCAGCTGGCACCCATCCTGGAGAAGTTCTGCTTCACACCGCACGTGGAGAGCAGGTGCCTGGCTGGGAGCCTGGCCCTGCAGGAGGAGCTGCAGCTGTGCAGGGGTGAGGCCTGCGCCCACTCCCTTCATCCCGGGCTCCAGCTCCCAGTTCCTGTGCCCAGTCTGGCAAAGGGGAGCTCATCACCTCCCCTCATCGCCCCGTCACAGCCCCTCCTTCATGTGGAGCCCGAATCTGCCTTCCCCTCATGAGTGCCCCCAGGCCTGGCTCCCCCCGCCCAGAGCTGATGTCTTCAGAGGAGGCCTAGCACACACAGGCGACAGATTTGTCCCCTCCTGTCTGTGCCCCCAGCCAGCCGTATAGGCGTAGCGCCATGAGACGGCTCCGCGCACAGGGCTCACACCCAAGCTGACGGGtggggggagctggggaggggcagcaggGGCGTCAAGGCACTGAACCCGCCCTCTGGAGAGCCCACCCTCTGTGGGGCTCACACCTGGGTGGGAGGCAGGGCAGCCCTTCACCCCACCGTGGTCCCGAGGGTTGATGCCCGTTTCTAGCCCTGGAGGACTGGACTGCCCGCTCCGTCCCCCTATTTGCTGTCAGTGGGCAGAGCCAGGCGGTGGGTCCTGCTTACCTCCGAGTCCCTGCTCCAGGCAGACACCAGTTGCTGGGGGACCTTCAGGAACCCCAGCCCAGCGGAGGCTCTTCCCTAGCACccgtctctctcctccccagggcTGGCACAGGCACTGCAGACAAAGGTGGCCCAGCAGGGGATGAAGATGGTGGTGCCCGGGCTGGACAGTGCCCAGGCTCCCCGGGAGGCCCCGCAGCAGGGCCTGCCTCGGCTGCTGGCCGCCGCCTGCCAACTGCAACTCAATGGGAACCTACAGCAGGAACTGGGCCAGGTCCTGGCCCAGGAGAGGCCCCTGCTGTGTGACGACCCCCTGCTCAGCGGCCTCCTCGACTCCCCAGCACTCAAGGCGTGCGTGGACACCGCCCTGGAGAACATGGCCAGCCTCAGGATGAAGGTGGTGGAGGTGGGTGCCGAGCGCAGAGGCAGGCACTGTGCATATGGACCCAGACGCGGGCAGCCCCAAACATCAGGAGGGCTGGGGCCCTTCTGACGCGAGGCCGCCCACACACCGAAGGGGAAGGGGCATAGAGAAGGGACTGGAGGTGGGCTCTGCGGGTGCTGTGGACAGGGCAGCGCTGGCCAGTGGCCTCAGCGGAGTTGGTGGGTGGGTCTTTCTGGTAGAcacccagctgagggggtgggTGCGCCCGCCCCGTGGCAGCTGATCCAAGAAGCTGTTCCACCCCAGGTGCTGGCTGGTGACGGCCGACTGTACTCCCGCATCCCGGCGCTCCTCAAcacccagcccctgatgcagatGGACTACATAGCCACTGACCGCCACCCCCAGGCCCTGGAGGCTGCCCAAGCCAAGCTGCAGCAGCTCGACCTCACCCAGGGCCAGTGGGACCCTGTGGACCCGGCCCCCAGCAGCCTGGGCAGGGCTGACCTCCTAGTGTGCAACTGTGCCCTGGCCACCCTTGGTGACCCGGCCACGGCCATCGGCAACATGGCGGCTACCCTGAAGGAGGGAGGCTTCCTGCTGCTGCACACGCTGCTCGGGGGTTACTCCCTGGGGGAGACTGTCGCCTTTCTCACCTGCTCGGAGCCACATCAAGGGGGGCAGCACCTCCTGAGCCAGgtgcggggcggggccgggatggggaggggctgggatggggaggggccaggaggcTGCCGAGCACTGACCCCCCTCAACGCACAGGACGAGTGGGAGAGCCTATTTACCGGGGCATCCCTGCACCTGGTGGCCCTGAAGAGGTCCTTCTACGGCTCTGTGCTCTTCTTGTGCCGCCGGCCGGCCCCGCAGAACAGCCCAGTCTTCCTGTCCGTGGAGGACGCCAGCTTTGGATGGGTCAACTCACTGAAGGTCAGTCGCTCCCAGCCCTGGCCAGGCCTGGCTGACGCAGCTCCAATGCGGGGGTCTGGGTAGCCCCCAGAAGCCAACCCCTCCCTCGTTCTACAGAACATCCTGGCTGACTCCTCGTCCCGGCCCGTGTGGCTCATGGCCGTTGGCTGCGCCACCTCAGGTGTCGTGGGCATGGTGAACTGTCTCCGAAAAGAGCCCGGTGGGCACCAGATTCGGTGAGATGCCCGCTGAGCTGCATGCCCCTTGCTCCTCCCCTCCAAACCCACCCCCCCAGCTTCCCCTCACCTGTCTGGCTGCCCATAGGTGCGTCCTGGTGTCCAACCTCAGTAGCAAGTCCCCCATCCCTGAGATGGACCCAAACTCCTTGGAGCTGCAGAAGGTGCTACAGGGGGACCTGGTGATGAACGTCTACCGGGACGGGGCCTGGGGGGCATTCCGCCACTTCCCACTGGAAAAGGGTGAGCCCCCAATGTGCCACCCTGCCCCCCCCAGGCTCCTCACCTCGCAGCTGGGTGGGCTGAGAAGGAGAGGGCAGGGGGACCCTGGCTGGAAGCCCCGCCCAGCCCAGGGCGGCACGTGACCCTGTGGCAGCTCCACTCTCTGTCACCCACAGACCGGCCAGAGGAGCAGACAGAGCATGCCTTCGTAAACATCCTCACCCGCGGGGACCTCTCCTCCGTCCGCTGGGTCTGCTCTCCTCTGCGCCACGCCCAGCCCACTGGCCCTGGCGTCCAGCTCTGCACCATCTATTATGCCTCCCTCAATTTCCGAGACGTCATGCTGGCCACGGGCAAGCTGTCCCCCGACGCCATCCCAGGTACAGGCAGCACACGGTGGGGGGACCAGAACAAAGACCTGTGGGGCCAGGACCTGGGAAGGGGGGGTCCTCACCCCGAAATGCTCAGAAACCTGGGAGGCTCCTCGAACCCAAGCTCACACACTGGGGTCCTCCTGGGGAGGTAAGGGGCTCACCCACCATCTGCCCCCAGGAAAATGGGTCACTCGAGACTGCATGCTGGGCATGGAGTTCTCCGGCCGAGATGCCAGAGGCAAGCGTGTGATGGGGCTGGTGCCCGCCGAAGGCCTGGCCACCTCCATTCTGGTGTCTCAGGACTTCCTGTGGGACGTGCCTTCCAACTGGTGAGTCGGTCAGAGCTGTGACCTGGGGCCCAACATGGATGTGGCCAGATCAGCACAGCTGATCCCTGTGCTGTGCCCATAGGACCCTGGAGGAGGCAGCTTCAGTGCCCGTCGTCTATACCACAGCCTATTACGCGTTGGTAGTCCGCGGACGCATGCAGCCTGGGGAGACAGTGCTCATCCACTCGGGCTCAGGCGGTGTGGGTCAGGCCGCCATCGCCATCGCTCTCAGCCTGGGCTGCCGCGTCTTCACCACTGTGGGTAAGCCTACAGCCCTTCCCAGAGCCCAGGACTGCCCCTCCAACGCCTAAAGCCCAGACTTAGCAGCAGCGTCTCTCCCCACCAGGGTCAGCTGAAAAGCGGGCATACCTCCAGGCCAGGTTCCCACAGCTCAACGAAGCCAGCTTTGCCAACTCCCGGGACACGTCCTTCGAGCAGCACGTGCTTTGGCACACGGCCGGGAAGGGTGAGTGGCTCCCGTCACTAGCCAACCGCCATCCACCCATATTCTCAGCCCCCtcttcctcccat
Above is a genomic segment from Mesoplodon densirostris isolate mMesDen1 chromosome 18, mMesDen1 primary haplotype, whole genome shotgun sequence containing:
- the FASN gene encoding fatty acid synthase is translated as MEEVVIAGMSGKLPESENLEEFWANLIGGVDMVTDDDRRWKAGLYGLPRRLGKLKDLSRFDASFFGVHPKQANTMDPQLRLLLEVTYEAIVDGGINPASLRGTNTGVWVGVSSSEASEALSRDPETLMGYSMVGCQRAMMANRLSFFFDFKGPSVALDTACSSSLLALQSAYQAIRSGECPAAVVGGINILLKPNTSVQFMKLGMLSPEGSCKSFDAAGDGYCRAEAVVAVLLTKKSLARRVYATILNAGTNTDGFKEQGVTFPSGEVQEQLIRSLYESAGLTPESLEYIEAHGTGTKVGDPQELNSIMRALCATRQDPLLIGSTKSNMGHAEPASGLAALVKVLLSLEHGVWAPNLHFHSPNPTIPALQNGQLQVVDRPLPILGGNVGINSFGFGGSNVHVILRPNSQPPPLPAPHSALPRLLRASGRTLEAVQGLLEQGLQHSHDLAFVSMLNDIAAAPTATMPFRGYAVLGGQGGDQEVHQVPAGKRPLWFICSGMGAQWRGMGLSLMRLGSFRDSILRSDKAVKPLGLQVSDLLLSTDETTFDDTVQSFVSLTAIQIALIDLLTSMGLRPDGIIGHSLGEVACGYADGCLSQEEAVLAAYWRAQCIKEANVPPGAMAAVGLSWEECKRRCPPGIVPACHNSQDSVTISGPQAAMSEFVQQLKQEGVFAKEVRTGGIAFHSYFMDSIAPALLQALKKVIREPRPRSACWLSTSIPEAQWQGRLARTFSAEYNVNNLVSPVLFQEALRHVPEHAVVLEIAPHALLQAILKRGLKSSCTIVPLMKKDHRDNLEFFLSNVGRLHLMGIDINPNGLFPPVEFPAPRGTPLISPHIKWDHSQTWDVPAVEDFPSGSSCSSVTVYKIDASPETPDHYLLDHCIDGRVIFPATGYLFLVWKTLARALDQNMEQVPVVFEDVTLHQATILPKTGTVPLEVRLLEASCTFEVSENGNLIVSGQIHQWKDPDPRLFDNQYGTDATPVDPTAAFHLSQSDVYKELRLRGYNYGPHFQGILEANLEGNTGRLLWKDNWVTFLDTMLQMSILVPGHRNLRLPTRITAIHIDPTTHRQKLYALQGETQVADVVVNRCLNSTVAGSVHISRLHASVAPRRQQEQLAPILEKFCFTPHVESRCLAGSLALQEELQLCRGLAQALQTKVAQQGMKMVVPGLDSAQAPREAPQQGLPRLLAAACQLQLNGNLQQELGQVLAQERPLLCDDPLLSGLLDSPALKACVDTALENMASLRMKVVEVLAGDGRLYSRIPALLNTQPLMQMDYIATDRHPQALEAAQAKLQQLDLTQGQWDPVDPAPSSLGRADLLVCNCALATLGDPATAIGNMAATLKEGGFLLLHTLLGGYSLGETVAFLTCSEPHQGGQHLLSQDEWESLFTGASLHLVALKRSFYGSVLFLCRRPAPQNSPVFLSVEDASFGWVNSLKNILADSSSRPVWLMAVGCATSGVVGMVNCLRKEPGGHQIRCVLVSNLSSKSPIPEMDPNSLELQKVLQGDLVMNVYRDGAWGAFRHFPLEKDRPEEQTEHAFVNILTRGDLSSVRWVCSPLRHAQPTGPGVQLCTIYYASLNFRDVMLATGKLSPDAIPGKWVTRDCMLGMEFSGRDARGKRVMGLVPAEGLATSILVSQDFLWDVPSNWTLEEAASVPVVYTTAYYALVVRGRMQPGETVLIHSGSGGVGQAAIAIALSLGCRVFTTVGSAEKRAYLQARFPQLNEASFANSRDTSFEQHVLWHTAGKGVDLVLNSLAEEKLQASVRCLAQHGRFLEIGKFDLSNNHPLGMAIFLKNVTFHGILLDAIFDGDSATWREVSALLQAGIRDGVVQPLKCTVFPKTQVEDAFRYMAQGKHIGKVVLQVREEEQEAVLQGTKPTLTAALSKTYCPAHKTYIITGGLGGFGLELSHWLMLRGAQKLVLSSRSGIRTGYQARQVREWRRQGVQVLVSTSDASSLDGARSLITEATQLGPVGGVFNLAMVLRDAMLENQTPEFFQDVNKPKYSGTLNLDRVTREACPELDYFVVFSSVSCGRGNASQTNYGFANSAMERICEKRRHDGLPGLAVQWGAIGDVGVVLETMGTNDIVIGGTLPQRIVSCLEVLDLFLNQPHPVLSSFVLAEKKAAAHGDGSSQQDLVKAVAHILGIRDLATVNLDSSLADLGLDSLMGVEVRQMLEREHDRVLSMREIQQLTLRKLQELSSQAGTADELVAPTPKEDSPARQQAQLNLSTLLVNPEGPTLTPLNSVQSSERPLFLVHPIEGSITVFHSLAAKLSIPTYGLQCTGAAPLDSIQSLAAYYIECIRQVQPEGPYRIAGYSYGACVAFEMCSQLQAQQSSGPTNNSLFLFDGSHTYVLAYTQSYRAKMTPGCEAEAEAEAMCFFVQQFTDAEHGRVLEALLPLEGLEERVAAAVELIAQSHAGLDRHAVRFAARSFYQKLRAAEKYTPQATYHGNVTLLRAKTGGTYGEDLGADYNLSQVCDGKVSVHVIEGDHRTLLEGSGLESILSIIHSSLAEPRVSVREG